A portion of the Gasterosteus aculeatus chromosome 12, fGasAcu3.hap1.1, whole genome shotgun sequence genome contains these proteins:
- the pole3 gene encoding DNA polymerase epsilon subunit 3 encodes MAERPEDLNLPNAVITRIIKEALPDGVNVSKEARRAISQAASVFVLYATSCSNNFAMKAKRKTLNAGDVLAAMEEMEFERFLEPLREALEVYKKGQKGKKEVSEQKRKDKEKKADSENDKSREEEEEDEEERMEEEPEAENEAEEDEEEEEEEVEN; translated from the exons ATGGCGGAAAGACCCGAAGACCTGAACCTTCCCAACGCGGTGATCACCCGCATCATCAAGGAGGCG CTCCCAGATGGGGTGAACGTGTCGAAAGAAGCCAGGAGAGCCATTTCCCAAGCTGCcagcgtgtttgtgttgtaCGCGACGTCCTG ttccAACAACTTTGCTATGAAAGCCAAACGGAAAACTCTCAACGCGGGCGACGTGTTGGCTGCGATGGAGGAAATGGAGTTTGAGAGATTCTTGGAGCCGCTCCGAGAAGCTCTGGAAG TCTACAAGAAGGGCCAGAAGGGAAAGAAGGAAGTGTCGGAGCAGAAACGCAAGGATAAAGAGAAGAAGGCCGACTCTGAGAACGAcaagagcagggaggaggaagaggaggacgaggaggagcgcATGGAGGAGGAGCCTGAAGCCGAGAacgaggcggaggaggacgaggaggaggaagaggaagaggtggagaacTGA
- the rpl12 gene encoding large ribosomal subunit protein uL11 isoform X1 yields the protein MPPKFDPNEVKIVYMRCTGGEVGATSALAPKIGPLGLSPKKVGDDIAKATGDWKGLRITVRLTIQNRQAVVDVVPSASALIIKALKEPPRDRKKVKNIKHSGSVTFDEIVTVARTMRARSIARELSGTIKEILGTAQSVGCTVDGRPPHDVIDDINSGKVECPSE from the exons ATGCCTCCCAAATTCGACCCCAACGAGGTTAAGATTG TGTACATGAGATGCACAGGAGGAGAAGTTGGTGCCACCTCTGCCCTGGCCCCCAAAATCGGACCTCTGGGTTTG TCTCCCAAGAAAGTTGGTGACGACATTGCCAAGGCCACCGGAGACTGGAAGGGCCTGAGGATCACCGTGAGGTTGACCATCCAGAACAGACAGGCAGTG GTCGACGTCGTTCCCTCTGCGTCCGCTCTGATCATCAAGGCGCTGAAGGAGCCGCCTCGCGACAGGAAGAAGGTCAAGAACA TCAAGCACAGCGGAAGCGTGACCTTCGACGAAATCGTGACAGTCGCTCGCACAATGAGGGCTCGCTCCATCGCCAGGGAGCTCTCCG GAACCATCAAGGAGATTCTCGGCACCGCTCAGTCCGTTGGCTGCACCGTCGATGGGCGTCCTCCCCATGATGTCATCGATGACATCAACAGTGGAAAAGTAGAATGTCCATCTGAGTAA
- the rpl12 gene encoding large ribosomal subunit protein uL11 isoform X2 encodes MRCTGGEVGATSALAPKIGPLGLSPKKVGDDIAKATGDWKGLRITVRLTIQNRQAVVDVVPSASALIIKALKEPPRDRKKVKNIKHSGSVTFDEIVTVARTMRARSIARELSGTIKEILGTAQSVGCTVDGRPPHDVIDDINSGKVECPSE; translated from the exons ATGAGATGCACAGGAGGAGAAGTTGGTGCCACCTCTGCCCTGGCCCCCAAAATCGGACCTCTGGGTTTG TCTCCCAAGAAAGTTGGTGACGACATTGCCAAGGCCACCGGAGACTGGAAGGGCCTGAGGATCACCGTGAGGTTGACCATCCAGAACAGACAGGCAGTG GTCGACGTCGTTCCCTCTGCGTCCGCTCTGATCATCAAGGCGCTGAAGGAGCCGCCTCGCGACAGGAAGAAGGTCAAGAACA TCAAGCACAGCGGAAGCGTGACCTTCGACGAAATCGTGACAGTCGCTCGCACAATGAGGGCTCGCTCCATCGCCAGGGAGCTCTCCG GAACCATCAAGGAGATTCTCGGCACCGCTCAGTCCGTTGGCTGCACCGTCGATGGGCGTCCTCCCCATGATGTCATCGATGACATCAACAGTGGAAAAGTAGAATGTCCATCTGAGTAA
- the kcng4b gene encoding voltage-gated potassium channel regulatory subunit KCNG4, whose amino-acid sequence MPIISNANHDFSTYSISSDDSSLDRFFTEIPETETIKGVYFQRAQLLRDPKASYAVDHALQVLINVGGNRYTFPWSTLEQFPQSRLGRLRFCTTPEEIARLCDDYDETCQEYFFDRNPTAFRVILNFLAAGKLRLLRELCAVSLHDELDYWGVDPGHMERCCRRRMNARVEEVAERERKEQQWRQKRVMLKKSTTEIKQGYHKLTWMLREVVENPQSGFAAKMFACLSVVMVLVTVISLCISTMPDLRDEETRGECSQKCQSMFVVESICVAWFTLEFLLRFVNARSKLAFARGPLNIIDAIAILPYYVSLVVDVRDGSRDDVVVVAAGRGYLDKLSLILRLLRALRILYVMRLARHSLGLQTLGMTMQRSIREFGLLLLFVCVAVTLFSPLVHLAESELAPFAATHPQHSFSSIPASYWWAIISMTTVGYGDMVPRSIPGQMVALTSILSGILIMAFPATSIFHTFSRSYQELKQEYEQLWKEERGEEIAAEWEESRSKVDFSPNRFKGNDGGLISSKRLQTPVPPTAF is encoded by the exons ATGCCCATCATCAGCAACGCCAACCACGACTTCAGCACCTACTCAAtcagcagcgacgacagcagcctCGACCGATTCTTCACCGAGATCCCGGAGACCGAGACCATCAAGGGCGTCTACTTCCAGCGCGCCCAGCTGCTCCGTGACCCCAAGGCCTCGTACGCCGTCGACCACGCCCTGCAGGTTCTCATCAATGTCGGGGGCAACCGCTACACCTTCCCCTGGAGCACCTTGGAGCAGTTCCCCCAGAGTCGCCTGGGACGCCTGCGTTTCTGCACCACCCCCGAGGAGATCGCGCGACTCTGCGACGACTACGACGAGACCTGCCAGGAGTACTTCTTCGACCGAAACCCGACGGCGTTCAGGGTCATCCTCAACTTCTTGGCGGCGGGGAAACTGCGTCTGCTCCGGGAGCTGTGCGCCGTGTCGCTGCACGACGAGCTCGACTACTGGGGCGTGGACCCGGGCCACATGGAGCGCTGCTGCCGGCGCCGCATGAACGCTCGCGTGGAGGAGGTGGCCGAGCGGGAGCGCAAGGAGCAGCAGTGGAGGCAGAAAAGGGTGATGCTGAAGAAAAGCACCACGGAGATCAAACAGGGCTACCACAAACTGACCTGGATGCTTCGAGAGGTGGTGGAAAACCCTCAGTCGGGGTTCGCCGCCAAGATGTTCGCCTGCCTCTCGGTGGTCATGGTGCTGGTCACCGTCATCAGCCTGTGCATCAGCACCATGCCAGACCTCAGAGATGAAGAGACCAGG GGCGAGTGCTCCCAGAAGTGCCAGAGCATGTTCGTGGTGGAGTCCATCTGCGTGGCGTGGTTCACTCTGGAGTTCCTGCTGCGCTTCGTCAACGCCCGGAGTAAGCTGGCCTTCGCCCGCGGCCCCCTCAACATCATCGACGCCATCGCCATCCTGCCCTACTACGTGTCCCTGGTCGTGGACGTCAGGGACGGGTCGCGGGACGACGTGGTCGTCGTGGCCGCCGGCAGAGGCTACCTGGACAAGCTGAGCCTGATCCTGCGCCTGCTGCGCGCCCTGCGCATCCTCTACGTGATGCGCCTGGCCCGCCACTCGCTGGGCCTGCAGACGCTGGGGATGACCATGCAGCGCAGCATCAGGGAGttcggcctgctgctgctgttcgtcTGCGTGGCCGTGACCCTCTTCTCGCCCCTGGTGCACCTGGCGGAGAGCGAGCTGGCGCCGTTCGCTGCCACGCACCCCCAGCACAGCTTCAGCAGCATCCCGGCCTCCTACTGGTGGGCCATCATCTCCATGACCACGGTGGGGTACGGCGACATGGTGCCGCGCAGCATCCCCGGTCAGATGGTGGCGCTGACCAGCATCCTGAGCGGCATCCTCATCATGGCGTTCCCCGCCACCTCCATCTTCCACACCTTCTCCCGCTCCTACCAGGAGCTGAAGCAGGAGTACGAGCAGCTGTGGAAGGAGGAGCGGGGCGAGGAGATCGCCGCCGAGTGGGAGGAGAGTCGGTCCAAGGTCGATTTCTCCCCAAACAGGTTCAAGGGAAACGACGGCGGGCTGATCTCAAGCAAGAGACTCCAAACGCCGGTTCCACCGACGGCGTTCTAG